ACCGTTCGTCCGCCCTCGCGGATGGCAAAGCGCAGGCCCTTCTCCATGGCGATGGGCGTAATCAGCTCGGCCGAGATCGACACGTTGTCGCCCGGCATCACCATCTCCGTCCCCTCCGGCAACGTCACGTTGCCCGTCACGTCCGTG
The window above is part of the Acidobacteriota bacterium genome. Proteins encoded here:
- the tuf gene encoding elongation factor Tu (EF-Tu; promotes GTP-dependent binding of aminoacyl-tRNA to the A-site of ribosomes during protein biosynthesis; when the tRNA anticodon matches the mRNA codon, GTP hydrolysis results; the inactive EF-Tu-GDP leaves the ribosome and release of GDP is promoted by elongation factor Ts; many prokaryotes have two copies of the gene encoding EF-Tu), encoding TDVTGNVTLPEGTEMVMPGDNVSISAELITPIAMEKGLRFAIREGGRTVGAGTITEIID